Part of the Aquarana catesbeiana isolate 2022-GZ linkage group LG06, ASM4218655v1, whole genome shotgun sequence genome is shown below.
GACCTGTAATGATGATCTGTTCTGGAGTTCAGTTTTTACTCTACGAGCCATAAAAGCGATCACAGCCAGTGTTACACCGACACCCCTGAGAATTGCTGCTTTTCCTTCTTATCATGTTACAGATCTTTTCACACTAAGACTTTACATGATGGGAAATGGAAAAGACAAAGAATACAGAATGGATCCAATGTTTTGTTGGAGGTCCGGTGTCATTGGACGAAATGCTCTGACACCAGTACTCACCCAAATATTGGATTCCATGAATAATGTCAATAAAGAGCTGAGAAATTAGAGCTCCATAGATGAGATGAGGAGGTGACCGATCACCCTACAACCTGCATGGATGGAGGATGTTTAGTTCCTTCACTGAAATCTCCCTTTTATTGATGACTTGACAATCAATAATCAGATGATCAATTGAAATCAATTCAATAATGAATAAATCATTCTTATGCAAAAATGCATTCTAAGATTATTCGCTTCCTTATTACTGGATGTAAGATATACAAACACTGATGTGATTTtggtggggggacattagagtgttagCCCCTCTagcacagagactgatgtgactgactGAGTGTTCTTTATACAGAACtgggatatacagtatttcacaaaattaagtacacccctcagtcacatttgtgtaaatcttttcttctatcttttcatgtgacaacactgaagaaattacactttgctacaatgttactcaacacacagccattaatgtctaaaccgctggcaacaaaagtcagtacacccctaagtgaaaatgtccaaatttggcccaaatattttatgtggccaccattattttccagcactgccttaaccctcttgagcatggagttcaccagagcttcacaggttgtcactggagtcctcttcccctcctccatgatgacatcacggagctggtggatgttagagaccttgcgctcctccatcttctgtttgaggatgccccacagatgctcattggggtttaggtctggagacatgcttggcgagtccatcaactttaccctaagcttctttagcaaggcagtggtcgtcttgggggtgtgcttgggatggttatcatgttggaatactgccctgcggcccagtctctgaagggaggggatcatgctctgcttcagtacatcacagtacatgttggcattcatggttccttcaatgatctgtagctccccagtgccagtagaactcatgcagccccagaccatgaaactcccaccaccatgcttgactgtagacaagacacacttgtctttgtcctcctcacctggtttccgccacacacgcttgtcaccatctgaaccaaatatgtttatcttggtctcatcagaccacaggacatggttccagtaatccatgtccttagtctgcttgtcttcagcaaactgtttgcgggctttcttgtgcatcatctttagaagaggcttccttctgggatgacagccatgcagaccaatttgatgcagtgtgcggcgtatggtctgagcactgacaggctgaccccccacccctacaacctctgcagcaatgctggcagcactcatacgtctatttcccaaagacaacctctggatatgacgctgatcacgtgacctcaacttctttggtggattatggcgaggcctgttctgagtggaacctgtcctgttataccgctgtatggtcttggccaccgtgctgcagctcagtttcagggtcttggcaatcttcttatagcctagaccatctttatgtagagcaacaattctttttttcagatcctcagagagttctttgccatgaggtgccatgttgtacatacagtgaccagtatgagagagtgagagcgataacaccaaatttaacacacctgctccccattcacacctgagaccttgtaccactaacgagtcacatgacaccgggtagggaaaatggctaattggtcccaatttggagattttcacttaggagtgtactgacttttgttgccagcggtttagacattaatggctgtgtgttgagttattttgaggggacagcaaatttacactgttatacaagctgtacactcactactttacattgtagacaagtgtcatttcttcagtgttgtcacatgaaaagatagaagaaaagatttacacaaatgtgactgaggggtgtactcaatcttgtgagatactgtatgtcagagatatataaaagtaaaataagTATATTTAAGGACCTTCCAGTTCTAGTTATCATATATGACTCAGATATATGAATCCTTCCACCTCTTACCGAATGATATTACTGTGTGAAGTTATATTGATACATCCGGGAATTGATTATGAAGCATAGACTTGTATGAGGCTCTGATCACCGCCTGATCATTGTATGCACTGAAACATATAAGAAATGTTGTTACATGTTTTCTCATTATTGATTACTGGATCTGATCACATGGACATAtcttaaagtattaaaaaaataataaaaaaaaaaataagctccaGTTTGGTTTTTATAGAATATGCAAAAAGCTACAAAGTTTAGAAAGTTCACAAAAATCAATGTCtatatttttaaccttttttttcagtGAAGCAGATGTGACACAAACTTTGATACTCAATTGGTTTTTATTTCAGTACAAAACATTCAAATTGATCTAAAGTATAAAATTCATTAACTGTATTTTATTTGCTTTCAATATCTTGATGTGAATGATCCTTTGCAGTCCAGTGAACAGGGTCTTCTCTAGTACAGTGTCTTCTCGAAACCTCACATTATTGCTCCTCTCTTAGTGAATATTTTGATTCGCATGGGAAACCAAACTTCTCAGACTGAATTCATTTTGCTTGGCCTGTCAGACCTCACAGATTCTCAGATCCCGGTATTTCTGCTGATCCTCCTCATCTATCTGGCCACACTGGCTGGAAACCTTCTCATCATTTTCCTGGTGGTCTCGGACTTTCACCTTCAGACCCCAATGTACTTTTTCTTGGGAAACCTCTCGGTTTTAGACATCTTCAACTCCTCGATTTCAGTATCTCATTTTTCTTTTGACATCTTTACCGGAAACAGGCTGATTTCATACCCAACCTGCATCACCCAGGTCTTCCTCTTCACCTGGTTTGCCAGCACTGAGTCCTCCATACTTACAGCGATGTCCTATGATCGCTATGTTGCCATCTGTCACCCGTTGCGTTACACAACCATGATAAACGTTCACTTGTGTGTTCAGATAGCGTCTTTTTTCTGGGTCTTCAGATGTGTTTGTTGCCTGGTACATGCACTTTGTGCGCTAAGATTGTCCTTCCCTGAAGCCACCACCATCCCGGGCTTGTTCTGTGAATTGTATCAATTGATTCAATTGTCATGTTCCGACACTTTCctcaattatttaattttatattttgaatCTGTAAGCATTGGAATCACTAGCTTTCTCATTACTTTCCTCTCCTATGTCTACATTTTCAAAACCATCCTGAGAATTAAAGTGATGGATGGAAGACGGAAAGCTTACTCCACCTGCAGTTCCCATCTCACGGTGGTCTTCATCTTTTATGGGGCTGGTCTTTTCAACTACTTTCAACTCAAAACTGAGAACTTTCTTGTAGGCAGACTGATTTCTGTGTTTTATACAGTTTTCACCCCTCTCCTAAACCCGATTATATATGCCCTGAGAAACAGTGACCTGATGGGAGCTCTTCAGAAAACCCTGTCCAGAAAGGGCTTCAAGCCATGAACTGTCACTGAAGAAGAACTGCACAAAAATATTGTCCGTCTCGGGACTGCTTGAAATTTTAAACTCCTTCGACCAGGTTTTCTTTTTAGATagatgagacatttttaaaattttttcataTGTAGAAATAAGTATAAGAGATGTCCAAACATTCATATACTATCTGATAGTAATGCAGAAAATTCCAACCAAAAGACATCTTGTTGCTtagtacaaaaaaaagaaacaaagagatcATTGCCAGCCGGTATACTATTTGCcggtatattattattttatatttattcatcGAGTGTATTATTTGCACATTTCACAGTCATTGTAATTGTATATTATCAATAAACCTGAAGAATGtatatccccccccacacacaccgtgTCTTCACTCTGTTGGTTTGTACAGACCTTACTAGTTTCTAGTCCATTAAGGTGTAAGAGTTGAGTAACTATAGATCCAATGTCATAGAGCTTTATGTCTCAGTCCAGCAGGACCATATCTTTTCACCAACTTCTagaactttaaccgcttcagccccggaaagattttacccccttcttgaccggagcactttttgcgattctgcactgcatcgatttaactgacaattgcgcggtcgtgcgatgctgtacccaaacaaaattgacgtccttttttccccacaaatagagctttcttttggtggtatttaatcacctctgcagtt
Proteins encoded:
- the LOC141147488 gene encoding olfactory receptor 7C1-like, with translation MGNQTSQTEFILLGLSDLTDSQIPVFLLILLIYLATLAGNLLIIFLVVSDFHLQTPMYFFLGNLSVLDIFNSSISVSHFSFDIFTGNRLISYPTCITQVFLFTWFASTESSILTAMSYDRYVAICHPLRYTTMINVHLCVQIASFFWVFRCVCCLVHALCALRLSFPEATTIPGLFCELYQLIQLSCSDTFLNYLILYFESVSIGITSFLITFLSYVYIFKTILRIKVMDGRRKAYSTCSSHLTVVFIFYGAGLFNYFQLKTENFLVGRLISVFYTVFTPLLNPIIYALRNSDLMGALQKTLSRKGFKP